In uncultured Methanobrevibacter sp., one DNA window encodes the following:
- a CDS encoding nucleoside deaminase, translating to MKTDAYFMDEAIKEAEKSLAEGGIPIGAVLVKDGQIISRGHNRLIQNDSVLLHAEMDAIENAGRLDYDDYVKCTLYTTLSPCPMCSGAVILYNIPRVVIGENTTLMGAEGLLECNCVEVVVLNDMRCRDLFLRFACNNPGVWEDELAKVGNTTEVKDGNNSD from the coding sequence ATGAAAACTGATGCTTATTTTATGGATGAAGCCATTAAAGAGGCTGAAAAATCTTTGGCTGAAGGTGGAATTCCAATCGGTGCCGTTCTTGTCAAGGACGGGCAAATCATTTCAAGAGGCCATAACAGGCTGATTCAAAACGATTCTGTATTATTGCATGCCGAAATGGATGCAATTGAAAATGCAGGGCGTCTTGATTATGATGATTACGTGAAATGCACACTGTATACCACTCTTTCGCCATGTCCGATGTGCTCTGGGGCGGTGATTTTATATAATATTCCTCGTGTAGTAATCGGTGAAAACACCACTCTTATGGGCGCTGAAGGATTGCTTGAATGCAATTGCGTTGAAGTGGTTGTCCTGAATGATATGAGATGTAGGGATCTCTTCTTGAGATTTGCATGCAACAATCCGGGCGTTTGGGAAGACGAGCTTGCAAAGGTAGGAAACACTACGGAGGTTAAAGATGGAAATAATAGTGACTGA
- a CDS encoding GNAT family N-acetyltransferase, with protein sequence MEIIVTDERDERFVEFCRSFGCVVDDPQVVLLLNRFGKVVGCASFKVYDSDSCEITTLFLNSYDDREKIAYKLIRQLEKIAMDYEFKSVVVSFDSREDILVEIFEKLDYQFVDELLAKKEFKSLI encoded by the coding sequence ATGGAAATAATAGTGACTGACGAGCGTGATGAACGCTTTGTTGAATTTTGCCGGTCATTCGGCTGTGTGGTCGATGACCCTCAGGTAGTTCTGCTTTTAAACAGATTCGGCAAGGTTGTGGGATGCGCCAGCTTCAAGGTTTATGATTCCGATTCCTGTGAAATCACTACGTTGTTTTTAAATTCCTATGACGACAGGGAAAAGATTGCCTACAAGCTGATAAGACAGCTTGAAAAGATTGCCATGGATTATGAATTCAAAAGTGTTGTCGTCAGCTTCGATTCAAGGGAAGACATTCTGGTTGAAATATTTGAAAAACTTGATTATCAATTTGTCGATGAGCTTTTGGCGAAAAAAGAGTTCAAGAGTTTGATTTAA
- the lysS gene encoding lysine--tRNA ligase codes for MTHWIENIADELAKRDVEEHVIASGTSISGSIHIGNSCDIFIANGIGKKLREKGKKAKTIWIADDHDPLRKVPYPLPEDYDKYLGMPYSTIPCPDGCCANFVEHFEKPLLSVIDDYGIEMEAKSGFEMYQSGVYNDYIRTAFENVERIKEIFNEYRREPLADDWLPYNPICEECGRVNTTEAYDFDGDIVKYRCECGHDGEMDIKSGNGKLTWRVEWAARWKILGVTCEPFGKDHAASGGSYDVSSVISEEIFDYPAPYPVPYEWITLDGEAMSKSHGVFFAPEEWLKIGPAESLHYYLFRSKPMKAKDFSPKMPFLDFIDSFDTVEKVFYDEVEAPSEKEERKFKEIYEIVQMNPDAPLPFRPPFRFLVNAYQIAGDNLEKIFEILKRNSQLTKSFEDKEFGDLTETEMAQYRERVDNVIYWLDNYAPKFVKFQVQEKSVPKLPLTEEQDKFLAELADLMENTEFSDAAELHDAMYEILEGQGLKPQKGFQAIYKMILGQKQGPRAASFLLSLDKDFVVKRLRKEA; via the coding sequence ATGACACATTGGATTGAAAACATAGCCGATGAACTGGCTAAAAGAGACGTAGAAGAACATGTAATTGCAAGTGGAACCTCAATTTCAGGTTCAATACATATTGGAAACTCTTGCGACATTTTTATAGCTAACGGAATTGGAAAAAAATTAAGGGAAAAAGGAAAGAAAGCTAAAACCATCTGGATTGCTGATGACCACGATCCGCTCAGAAAAGTCCCTTATCCATTGCCTGAAGATTATGACAAATACCTTGGAATGCCATACTCAACCATTCCATGTCCTGACGGATGCTGTGCAAACTTTGTAGAGCACTTCGAAAAACCTTTGCTTTCAGTAATAGATGATTATGGAATAGAAATGGAAGCGAAATCAGGTTTTGAAATGTATCAGTCAGGAGTCTATAACGATTATATAAGAACCGCCTTTGAAAATGTGGAAAGAATCAAGGAGATATTCAACGAATACAGAAGGGAACCTTTAGCTGATGACTGGCTTCCTTATAATCCAATCTGTGAAGAGTGCGGAAGGGTCAATACCACAGAAGCTTATGATTTTGATGGAGACATTGTAAAATACAGATGTGAATGCGGCCATGACGGTGAAATGGACATCAAATCCGGAAACGGAAAGTTAACATGGAGAGTCGAATGGGCTGCAAGATGGAAAATATTGGGAGTTACCTGCGAGCCCTTTGGAAAAGACCATGCCGCAAGCGGAGGGTCATATGATGTAAGCAGCGTCATTTCAGAAGAAATTTTCGACTATCCTGCACCATATCCAGTGCCATACGAATGGATTACCCTTGACGGAGAAGCTATGAGTAAATCACACGGTGTTTTCTTTGCACCTGAGGAATGGCTGAAAATAGGACCTGCAGAAAGTCTTCACTATTATCTCTTCAGGTCAAAACCTATGAAAGCAAAGGATTTCTCACCTAAAATGCCGTTTTTAGACTTCATTGACAGTTTCGATACAGTTGAAAAAGTGTTCTACGATGAAGTGGAAGCTCCATCCGAAAAAGAGGAAAGAAAATTCAAGGAAATCTATGAAATAGTTCAGATGAATCCTGATGCGCCTTTGCCTTTCAGACCGCCGTTCAGATTCCTTGTTAACGCTTATCAGATTGCAGGAGATAACCTTGAAAAGATATTTGAGATCCTTAAAAGGAACTCCCAACTGACCAAAAGCTTTGAAGATAAGGAATTTGGTGATTTGACCGAAACAGAAATGGCCCAGTACAGGGAAAGGGTCGACAATGTAATATACTGGCTGGACAATTACGCACCTAAATTCGTGAAATTCCAGGTTCAGGAAAAAAGCGTGCCTAAATTGCCATTGACCGAAGAACAGGACAAATTCCTGGCTGAACTGGCTGATTTGATGGAAAATACTGAATTCAGTGATGCAGCCGAATTGCACGATGCGATGTATGAAATCCTTGAAGGTCAAGGATTAAAACCTCAAAAAGGTTTCCAGGCAATTTATAAAATGATTCTCGGTCAAAAACAAGGTCCAAGAGCTGCCTCATTTTTATTAAGCTTGGATAAGGACTTTGTTGTAAAAAGATTAAGAAAAGAAGCTTAA
- the thiC gene encoding phosphomethylpyrimidine synthase: MTQISDAKKGILTDEMKHVAKIEGVSEDFILRSVANGTIVIPGNVNRDIDAAGIGAGLRTKVNATVGTSTDIVNFDEEVEKAQIAIDNGADCLMELSIGGDLDVIRNRVLDMSPLPVGSVPVYQAAIESIRRDGSVVYMTEDDLFNTIEKQAKDGIDFMAIHSSINIETLTRLKRQGRVTGLVSRGGSFMSGWIVENEKENPLYENFDYVLEIAKEHDVVLSLANGMRAGSIADSTDRAQIQELIILGELIDRSREAGVQCMIEGPGHIPINEIPTNVMIQKKMCSNAPFYMLGPIVCDVAPGYDHIVSAIGAASSAKAGADFICYVTPAEHLALPNPDDVREGVIATKIGAYAGDLATGQIDGSQDLAMAEARKTLDWEAQYACAMFPEAARAKRDQRPPEEEDTCTMCGNFCAVKIVNEWLDQSDSDLIK, encoded by the coding sequence ATGACACAAATCAGTGACGCAAAGAAAGGTATATTAACCGATGAAATGAAACATGTAGCAAAAATTGAAGGTGTTTCAGAAGATTTTATTTTAAGGTCCGTTGCTAACGGAACCATTGTAATTCCAGGAAACGTAAACAGAGATATAGATGCAGCAGGTATCGGTGCAGGACTCAGAACAAAAGTAAATGCAACCGTAGGTACTTCAACCGATATCGTTAACTTTGATGAAGAAGTTGAAAAGGCACAAATTGCAATCGACAACGGTGCAGACTGTTTAATGGAATTAAGTATCGGCGGAGACTTGGATGTAATAAGAAACAGAGTATTGGACATGTCCCCATTACCTGTAGGATCCGTACCGGTTTATCAGGCAGCTATCGAAAGCATCAGAAGAGATGGCTCAGTAGTTTACATGACTGAAGATGATTTGTTCAACACCATCGAAAAGCAAGCAAAAGATGGTATTGACTTTATGGCAATCCACAGTAGTATCAATATTGAAACCTTGACCAGACTCAAAAGGCAAGGCCGTGTAACCGGACTCGTATCCCGTGGAGGATCATTCATGTCCGGATGGATTGTTGAAAATGAAAAAGAAAACCCATTATACGAAAACTTCGATTACGTTTTAGAAATCGCAAAAGAACATGACGTTGTTCTTTCACTCGCTAACGGTATGAGAGCAGGATCCATTGCTGATTCAACAGACAGGGCTCAAATCCAAGAATTGATCATTTTAGGAGAATTAATCGACAGATCCCGTGAAGCCGGAGTACAATGTATGATTGAAGGACCAGGACACATTCCAATCAATGAAATTCCAACAAATGTAATGATTCAAAAGAAAATGTGTTCCAACGCTCCTTTCTACATGTTAGGTCCTATCGTATGTGATGTAGCACCAGGTTACGACCACATCGTATCTGCAATCGGTGCAGCATCTTCCGCAAAAGCCGGAGCAGACTTCATCTGTTACGTAACTCCTGCAGAACACCTTGCTCTTCCTAACCCAGATGACGTAAGGGAAGGTGTAATAGCTACCAAAATCGGAGCTTACGCTGGAGACTTAGCAACCGGCCAAATCGACGGTTCACAGGATTTAGCAATGGCTGAAGCGAGAAAAACTCTCGATTGGGAAGCACAATATGCTTGTGCAATGTTCCCTGAAGCTGCACGTGCAAAAAGAGATCAAAGACCTCCTGAAGAAGAAGACACCTGTACCATGTGCGGTAACTTCTGTGCAGTAAAAATCGTTAACGAATGGTTGGACCAATCCGATTCCGACCTCATTAAATAG
- a CDS encoding carbohydrate kinase family protein, whose translation MAKNRDLLAIGHSAHDYIIRVPEFPKANFSAPITNMKTFNGGAAANVACVGANLGLKTSLVSAVGGDFKKTEYYEHMQNLDIDTESLIIVPGEATPTAFVLTDDNEDQISYFYWGAAREFAESKAPTAAIKNAEAVHLATGDPDFNWKCSEEAKNEDLLVSFDPGQDLGMYDTKKLKDVIENTTILFGNHHEIERILEALETDLDGLRQLGPKIVVKTCGANGSEIYSNEDKIKVDAITREAVDPTGAGDSYRAGFLSRFLNGESLEESAKFASSVSSFIVEQQGCQTNMPSFDDAFERMNGFY comes from the coding sequence ATGGCGAAAAACAGAGATTTACTAGCAATTGGTCACTCTGCTCATGATTATATAATTAGAGTACCTGAATTTCCAAAAGCAAACTTTTCAGCACCCATAACAAATATGAAAACATTTAATGGTGGGGCTGCTGCTAATGTGGCTTGCGTTGGAGCAAACTTAGGATTAAAAACATCATTAGTATCTGCAGTTGGCGGAGACTTTAAAAAAACCGAATACTATGAGCATATGCAAAACCTTGATATTGATACAGAATCATTAATCATAGTGCCTGGCGAAGCGACCCCAACCGCATTTGTCCTAACAGACGACAATGAAGATCAAATCAGTTATTTCTATTGGGGGGCTGCACGTGAATTCGCAGAAAGCAAAGCACCAACTGCCGCAATAAAAAATGCTGAAGCAGTACACCTTGCAACAGGCGACCCTGATTTCAACTGGAAATGTTCTGAAGAAGCAAAAAATGAAGATTTGCTTGTTTCATTTGACCCCGGACAGGATTTGGGAATGTACGATACCAAAAAACTAAAAGATGTAATTGAAAATACCACCATCCTTTTCGGAAATCATCATGAAATCGAAAGGATTTTGGAAGCTCTTGAAACCGATCTCGATGGACTCAGACAATTAGGTCCAAAAATCGTCGTTAAAACCTGCGGAGCAAATGGCAGTGAAATTTACTCCAATGAAGATAAAATCAAAGTTGATGCAATAACCAGAGAAGCAGTCGACCCAACTGGAGCTGGAGATTCCTATAGGGCAGGATTCTTATCAAGATTCTTGAATGGAGAATCACTCGAAGAATCAGCCAAATTTGCATCTTCCGTATCATCATTTATTGTAGAGCAACAAGGATGTCAAACCAACATGCCTAGCTTCGATGATGCATTTGAAAGAATGAATGGATTTTACTGA
- a CDS encoding LysR family transcriptional regulator has translation MKFESKGLINLEIDGKIYDYKLFKSLESLNRTKSQRKSAKELKISHTVFNRRLLKAEEKLGVKITQKVGNGTLLSEAGTDLLNEFRKYQIQIEKTSNINIAGGHISSGLLESIKHPFNINVYSSSDKDAFELAKRGAVDILTLDDPLLAYELNIDFTPIAYDYLVLISSPNSKEIKSINDLEGLEFINVEGSAQRLAWNSLEHYDIDYDLKTTVNSQFDAFKLVRNSENLHSFLNASYFKGNDILKFDTRHVISLIKVNEDKPEVDEYIEYILNDGQEAIENQGFTLI, from the coding sequence ATGAAATTTGAAAGCAAAGGATTGATAAATCTTGAAATTGATGGGAAAATATATGATTATAAACTATTTAAAAGTTTAGAATCACTTAATAGAACAAAATCCCAGAGAAAATCTGCAAAAGAATTGAAAATATCACATACCGTCTTCAATAGACGACTTCTTAAAGCCGAAGAAAAATTAGGTGTGAAGATTACACAAAAGGTTGGAAACGGCACACTGCTGAGCGAAGCAGGAACCGATCTGCTTAATGAATTCAGAAAATATCAAATCCAAATAGAAAAAACATCAAACATCAACATTGCCGGAGGACATATCAGTTCCGGGCTTTTGGAGAGTATCAAACATCCATTTAATATAAATGTCTACAGCAGCAGCGACAAAGATGCATTTGAACTTGCAAAAAGAGGTGCTGTCGACATATTGACACTTGATGATCCGCTTCTTGCCTATGAACTGAATATTGATTTTACACCAATAGCCTATGATTACCTTGTTTTGATTTCAAGCCCGAATTCCAAGGAAATTAAAAGCATAAACGATCTTGAAGGCCTTGAATTCATCAACGTGGAAGGTTCAGCCCAGAGGCTTGCATGGAACAGTCTGGAGCATTATGACATAGACTATGATTTGAAAACTACTGTCAATTCACAGTTTGATGCATTCAAATTGGTTAGAAATTCCGAAAATCTTCACAGCTTTTTAAATGCAAGTTATTTCAAAGGAAATGACATTTTGAAGTTTGATACAAGACATGTAATTAGTTTAATCAAAGTTAACGAAGATAAACCTGAAGTAGACGAATATATTGAATATATACTTAATGACGGTCAAGAGGCCATTGAAAATCAGGGTTTCACATTAATATGA
- the hxlB gene encoding 6-phospho-3-hexuloisomerase, producing the protein MEIMKDSIKAILENIDSAQQFLDEESVDEFENIIINANNIFVTGAGRSGLAAKAFAMRLMHLGLSSFVVGETISPAINADDCIIAISGSGETNTIVSAAKIAKNRGSKVLAVTSYPESTLGQLADGYLFVKGRTKKEVDDENYMKRQIHGNYTSLTPLGTAFELTTLVFLDAVVSELMEKMEQTESDLKARHTVLE; encoded by the coding sequence ATGGAAATAATGAAAGATTCTATTAAGGCCATATTGGAGAATATTGATTCTGCTCAACAATTTTTAGATGAAGAATCTGTCGATGAATTTGAAAATATAATTATAAATGCCAATAACATTTTTGTTACTGGAGCAGGTAGGTCTGGACTTGCCGCAAAAGCGTTTGCCATGAGATTGATGCATTTGGGTTTAAGTTCATTTGTAGTGGGTGAGACAATATCTCCTGCCATCAATGCTGACGACTGTATAATTGCAATTTCCGGATCCGGTGAAACCAATACTATCGTTTCTGCTGCAAAGATTGCTAAAAATAGAGGTTCAAAAGTATTGGCAGTTACTTCTTATCCTGAATCCACTTTAGGACAATTGGCCGATGGTTATCTTTTCGTTAAAGGAAGAACCAAAAAGGAAGTTGACGATGAAAACTATATGAAACGTCAAATTCATGGAAACTATACTTCCTTGACTCCTTTGGGAACTGCCTTTGAACTGACCACTTTGGTATTTCTTGATGCTGTCGTATCCGAATTGATGGAAAAAATGGAACAGACAGAAAGTGATTTGAAAGCCAGACATACAGTATTGGAATAA
- the fdhD gene encoding formate dehydrogenase accessory sulfurtransferase FdhD, translating into MKIEEIDAINYKNGKAKNAKEKVVKDETITLTINGTISRSLSAIEDSLKEFAVGYLFNENMVNSMDAIKKINVDGTQIHAEIDDTLLKTNETVLCSDSAGGWRSKIKTVNPVESDFQVNASELISRIEELKDNAEIWQATGGTHVAGIVYDGQFIVKEDVSRHVAVDKVIGYGLLHDFDLSNSYVIYSGRMPADMVIKMTRAGVPILASNAAPANSGYNIAKKGNITLVGFLRGQRCNVYNNQNRIIF; encoded by the coding sequence ATGAAAATTGAAGAAATTGATGCAATAAACTACAAGAATGGAAAAGCAAAAAATGCCAAAGAAAAGGTTGTAAAGGATGAAACAATCACTTTAACAATCAATGGAACTATAAGCCGCAGTCTGTCAGCAATCGAAGATTCACTGAAGGAATTTGCTGTAGGATACCTGTTCAATGAGAATATGGTAAATTCAATGGATGCAATCAAAAAAATCAATGTCGACGGGACACAGATTCATGCTGAAATTGACGATACCCTACTTAAAACCAATGAAACCGTACTCTGTTCCGACTCTGCAGGAGGATGGAGAAGCAAAATCAAAACCGTGAATCCTGTTGAATCCGATTTTCAAGTCAATGCCAGCGAATTGATTTCAAGAATTGAAGAGCTGAAAGACAATGCCGAAATTTGGCAGGCCACCGGAGGAACACATGTTGCAGGAATCGTTTATGATGGCCAGTTTATTGTAAAAGAAGATGTAAGCCGCCATGTAGCTGTTGATAAGGTAATCGGTTACGGATTGTTGCATGACTTTGATTTGTCCAACTCATATGTTATATACAGCGGAAGAATGCCTGCAGATATGGTAATAAAAATGACAAGGGCAGGAGTTCCCATACTGGCATCAAATGCAGCACCTGCAAATTCAGGATATAATATTGCAAAAAAAGGAAACATTACATTAGTTGGCTTTTTAAGAGGCCAAAGATGCAATGTCTATAATAATCAAAATAGAATAATTTTCTAA
- a CDS encoding formate/nitrite transporter family protein, which produces MSSSFKSPVETAKAISATAGAKNSANIVNVILLSFLAGAYIAFGGLLAEVANAGMVAAGLPIGLSKFVFGAVFPVGLIIVVLAGSELFTGNVMFMTIGVLDGTASVGGLAKNWVLSWLFNFVGALFVAYVLAFMGGIITSDPAIQAGAIKVATGKVGMSFDVAFIKAIGCNWLVCLAVWLANASDDIIGKIFGIWFPIMAFVTIGFEHSVANMFFIPLGMFLGAEGVTWSTIIVNNLIPVTLGNIVGGAIFVACIYWFTYLKE; this is translated from the coding sequence ATGAGTTCATCTTTTAAAAGCCCAGTAGAAACAGCAAAGGCAATTTCTGCAACTGCTGGTGCAAAAAACTCTGCAAATATTGTTAATGTGATTTTGCTTTCTTTTTTAGCAGGAGCATACATCGCATTCGGAGGTTTATTAGCTGAAGTCGCTAATGCTGGTATGGTCGCTGCAGGACTACCAATTGGTTTATCCAAATTTGTATTCGGTGCAGTGTTCCCTGTAGGTTTGATTATTGTTGTACTCGCTGGTTCTGAATTATTTACCGGTAACGTAATGTTCATGACCATCGGTGTATTAGATGGTACCGCTTCTGTAGGCGGTCTCGCTAAAAATTGGGTATTAAGTTGGTTATTCAACTTCGTAGGTGCATTATTCGTTGCATACGTTCTTGCATTTATGGGTGGAATCATCACTTCTGATCCAGCTATCCAAGCAGGAGCAATTAAGGTAGCTACTGGTAAAGTTGGAATGTCATTTGACGTTGCATTTATTAAAGCTATTGGTTGTAACTGGCTTGTATGTCTAGCTGTATGGTTAGCTAACGCATCCGATGATATCATTGGTAAAATCTTTGGTATTTGGTTCCCAATTATGGCTTTCGTAACCATCGGATTTGAGCACAGTGTTGCAAACATGTTCTTCATACCATTAGGTATGTTCTTAGGTGCTGAAGGTGTAACCTGGAGTACTATTATTGTAAATAACTTAATTCCTGTAACTCTCGGTAACATCGTTGGAGGAGCAATATTCGTCGCTTGTATCTACTGGTTCACATACCTTAAAGAATAA
- the fdhF gene encoding formate dehydrogenase subunit alpha: protein MVEIKYVPTICPYCGTGCGLNFVVKDEKIVGVEPLKRHPVNEGKVCPKGNFGYQFINREDRLTTPLIKENGEFREASWDEALDLVANKLKEVSDEDPNKVGFYACARSPNENIYITQKLARVACGTQNVDHCARICHGPTVAGLANTFGSGAMTNGFDSIKEADYIFCIGSNNMEAHPLFGRKLIQAKQNGAKLVVLDPRFTPTAKIADEYVQFETGTDVALMNAMIKVIIDRGLQDEEFIHYRTKGFEEMKEVVQKYDLDMASEITGIKPEVIEHLAIEYASADKAAIVYSLGITEHSHGADNVMSTANLAMLTGNIGRQGTGVNPLRGQNNVQGACDMGALPSDYVGYRKVKDPETTAWFNDYYSGEGYEVNLPTTPGLTLVEMMNAAHAGDLKVLYIHGEDPVLSDADVQHTKEALENLEMLIVQECFLTDTAQCADVVLPAAGWGEQEGTFTSGERRVQCLHKAQEPPEGAWVDWKIMEEIAVRMGVPRALFHYESAEEIFDEIRECAPIMAGMNRERLDTPEALHWPCPSEDDPCQPLMHKVKFAHPDGLGIFQALEHKGPVETVDDEYPLLLTTTRILFHYHAAMTRRCETLSNEVKTGFIEINTKDAEARGIINGEVVKAFSRRGEIAIPARVTDDIKEGIVNIPMHFVECAANVLTNSDSFDPKSKMVELKACAIEVEKLDDVVEMKGEVYKDGTDTEIKAENMATTTVKVGK, encoded by the coding sequence ATGGTTGAAATAAAATATGTTCCAACAATCTGTCCTTACTGTGGTACTGGTTGTGGACTCAACTTCGTTGTAAAAGACGAAAAAATTGTTGGTGTAGAACCTTTAAAAAGACACCCTGTAAACGAGGGTAAAGTATGTCCAAAAGGTAACTTTGGATATCAGTTTATTAATAGGGAAGACAGATTAACTACTCCTTTAATAAAAGAAAATGGTGAATTTAGAGAAGCTTCTTGGGATGAAGCATTAGATTTAGTTGCTAACAAACTCAAAGAAGTATCTGACGAAGATCCAAACAAAGTTGGATTCTACGCATGTGCTCGTTCACCTAACGAAAACATTTACATTACTCAAAAATTAGCAAGAGTAGCTTGTGGTACTCAAAACGTAGACCACTGTGCACGTATTTGTCACGGTCCTACTGTAGCAGGTTTAGCTAACACTTTCGGATCAGGTGCTATGACCAACGGATTCGACAGTATTAAAGAAGCTGACTACATCTTCTGTATTGGATCAAACAACATGGAAGCACACCCATTGTTTGGACGTAAATTAATCCAAGCTAAACAAAACGGTGCTAAATTAGTTGTATTAGACCCAAGATTTACTCCTACTGCTAAAATCGCAGATGAATATGTACAATTTGAAACCGGTACTGACGTAGCTTTAATGAACGCAATGATTAAAGTCATCATTGACAGAGGCTTACAAGATGAAGAATTCATCCACTACAGAACCAAAGGTTTCGAAGAAATGAAAGAAGTTGTTCAAAAATACGACTTAGATATGGCTTCCGAAATTACCGGAATCAAACCTGAAGTAATTGAACACTTAGCTATTGAATACGCATCTGCTGACAAAGCAGCTATCGTATACTCATTAGGTATTACCGAACACTCCCACGGTGCTGACAACGTAATGTCCACTGCAAACCTTGCAATGTTAACTGGTAACATTGGTAGACAAGGTACTGGTGTAAACCCATTAAGAGGACAAAACAACGTACAAGGTGCTTGTGATATGGGTGCATTACCTTCCGATTACGTAGGTTACAGAAAAGTTAAAGACCCAGAAACTACTGCATGGTTCAACGACTACTACAGTGGAGAAGGTTATGAAGTAAACTTACCAACCACTCCTGGATTAACCTTAGTAGAAATGATGAACGCTGCTCACGCTGGTGACTTAAAAGTATTATACATCCACGGGGAAGACCCAGTTCTCTCTGATGCTGACGTACAACACACCAAAGAAGCACTTGAAAACTTAGAAATGTTAATTGTTCAAGAATGTTTCTTAACCGATACCGCACAATGTGCTGACGTTGTATTACCTGCAGCAGGTTGGGGTGAACAAGAAGGTACCTTCACCAGTGGTGAAAGAAGAGTACAATGCTTACACAAAGCACAAGAACCTCCTGAAGGCGCTTGGGTAGACTGGAAAATTATGGAAGAAATCGCAGTCAGAATGGGCGTACCAAGAGCATTATTCCACTACGAATCTGCTGAAGAAATCTTTGATGAAATCAGAGAATGTGCTCCTATCATGGCTGGTATGAACCGTGAAAGATTAGACACTCCTGAAGCACTTCACTGGCCTTGTCCTTCCGAAGACGACCCATGTCAACCATTAATGCACAAAGTAAAATTCGCACACCCTGACGGTTTAGGAATTTTCCAAGCATTAGAACACAAAGGTCCTGTTGAAACCGTAGATGATGAATACCCATTATTATTAACTACTACAAGAATCTTGTTCCACTATCACGCTGCAATGACCAGAAGATGTGAAACATTATCCAACGAAGTTAAAACCGGATTCATCGAAATCAACACTAAAGATGCTGAAGCAAGAGGAATCATTAACGGTGAAGTAGTAAAAGCATTCTCTAGAAGAGGAGAAATCGCAATTCCTGCTCGTGTAACTGACGACATCAAAGAAGGTATTGTAAACATTCCAATGCACTTTGTAGAATGTGCTGCAAATGTATTGACCAACTCCGATTCTTTCGACCCTAAATCCAAAATGGTTGAATTGAAAGCTTGTGCTATTGAAGTAGAAAAACTCGATGATGTTGTCGAAATGAAAGGTGAAGTATACAAAGATGGTACTGACACCGAAATTAAAGCTGAAAACATGGCAACTACCACCGTAAAAGTAGGTAAATAA